Sequence from the Aspergillus nidulans FGSC A4 chromosome III genome:
TTTTTTCTATCCCTGGGGGCATTTACTGATTGTTAACCCTgcctcctttctccttcatcagGTCAGCCCCGAGTTCTAAACGGGTCAAAACCTCTGCCCCTGTCAGCTCACAGCAACTCCTCTctcaacagcaacaaatTCCCCAAGCTCAGCCTTCTCAACGCGTAGCACACTACGAGGGCATTCCTATGCCCCCTTCTCAGAATCCCGGGTCGAATCCGCGTAAACGACGTTTGTCCCCCCCTCTAGGATCGACTGCAACAATGACTAGTACACCTGGCGATGATCCTGTGGCTCCAGCGCCGGAGAACATGCCtaagaaaaaaggaagaacgAACACTCCTTGGactgccgaggaggagcaaaggctgaagacaATGCGCGATGCTGGTCGCAGTTGGAGCGAGATTGCCAAGGTTCGTTACTAGAGCAACTTATACCTACCCAGTTTCGCTAACTGATGGTGCTTTAGACATTTCCCAATCGAACTGAGGGTAGCGTGAAGAAGCATTGGTATAAAGTGCGCTCTACCCACCGTGAAATTGTGGCTAGTCCATTTAACATTGATCTAGGACATGCACTACGCGGAatttgcggaagatgagGTGGGTTACATTTCGTTGGTATGGCTCGTTGCGGACTATTCTAATGATGACCACAGTCTATAGCCCTCCGAGAGGCGATCAAAGAATATGAGGCAAATAAGTGGAAAGTTATCGGCCAAAAAGTCGGAAAGCCGGCCAAGGTGAGCTCTCAGAGGCCCTAGATACAATTATGGTCTCAGCCTCGTAACGCATGGAAGTTCAGGCTTGCGAGCAATATGCAAAGGAGCATTTTAAAGACACCTAGATATCGAACGGCTGTGACGACGTAACGACAATCGCAATGCTCTTCTGGATTCCCCCTGTCCCTTGATTCTATGCCGCTGCTTCCCACGACCAGCTTTCTAGTCTCAGTTTGCAATTACGAGCGACGTGTTACCGGTGTCATTCGTCTTATGCCTATtttctcgccgttctcacTTGGCTTTGATGATCGGGTATACTGGGGTCGGGACGTTCTCAAGATACATTTTGCAGAGAGGCAACTTGGGTTAACGACATGCTTTAAGGGCAGGACAATGACTCAAGAGATAGACTTTTAATGCGAAGTGATTTTAACCTAGCGCACAAATTAAACTTGTAACTCGGTGAACGAGAGACAAGTAGTGTAAATGATTTAATAGGCAGGGCGCACAGGTTGGATCCGATGAGCGGAGAGATTAACTTGTAATTTCTCGACCTTACTGGATTCATCTCTTCCCCACCACTCAACCTAGAATTTGTCGTCCTCAAAAGCTGCTGCCCGTGAGCTGCGCATCGCGAGTTTTACAAGTTTATCCTGTTGAGGTGAAATCTAGATCTCCAGAATACCCACGTCCGACTTAGAATCACTACTGACTTTAAATGGCCTGACCCCAGATTTTGTCTCTTGTCTTCCAGTGTACTGCCTCCCGTCTTTCCGATTTGCTATGGCCATCATGAAGCCGAGTAGCGTGGATTTGTCTCTCGATCAAGGTATCTAGGTAATCTGCCTGCATGATGACCGGTGTTCGACGACTGCGTGCCAACTGAGCCTGCCATTGCACCAGCGGGCGTGCAGTCGCCGTTCTGAGATCATACGGTTGAACTTGATCTGGATAATTCCAGCGAAAGAACTCATGCGCGCGACCCCTTACTTATTATCGCGAACCAAATGCTAATCAATCCATCTAGCATGGCCTCCGGCGCCGCAACGTCTACGATAGGGGAAGCCACGAAGGAGATTCGCTTAACACTCTTTGACGAACCCCATCACCATGAAGAGGGAGTCGAATCTCGCAGGGCAATAGGAGGtacatcctcttctcaaCGGCTCACCTATCACCTTAAGAAAGTCGAGAACCGGCTTGTTCAGTACAGTCTGGAGGCCCGCGGCATAGAACGAGTGCAAGAAGACGAACGCATCCCGCATATATCTTGGGTTTCGTACTTGCAGGTTTTCCTGCTGTGGATGTCGGTTAATCTGGCAGCGAACAACATCACTCTTGGGATGTTGGGCCCCGCCGTATTTGGCCTCAGCTACCTGGACTCTGCCCTTTGCGCAGTATTTGGGGCTCTCTTGGGCTCCATATCTTCCTCGTGGATGGCTACATGGGGACCCATCTCCGGTATACGTACTATGGTGCGTTTCACCTTCAAGCCCTGATTTGGCTTCACTAAACGAGTTTAGGCATTTGGACGCTATACTATGGGATGGTGGCCTAGCAAACTCGTCGTGATATTAAACCTCATTCAGATGATCGGATATTGTCTGA
This genomic interval carries:
- a CDS encoding SANT/Myb-like DNA-binding domain-containing protein (transcript_id=CADANIAT00005913), giving the protein MSSAPSSKRVKTSAPVSSQQLLSQQQQIPQAQPSQRVAHYEGIPMPPSQNPGSNPRKRRLSPPLGSTATMTSTPGDDPVAPAPENMPKKKGRTNTPWTAEEEQRLKTMRDAGRSWSEIAKTFPNRTEGSVKKHWYKDMHYAEFAEDESIALREAIKEYEANKWKVIGQKVGKPAKACEQYAKEHFKDT